In Sagittula stellata E-37, a single genomic region encodes these proteins:
- a CDS encoding TRAP transporter large permease: MTPLAIGLIGLAGLFVLLAIRLPVGICLAVVSFCGVWAIRGDRAAFGLLESLPYDFVAHWTLSAIPMFLLMGAIVAHSGMTTALFRAMRIWLAWLPGSLAVATNFAGAGFAAASGSSMATTATLGRVAVPEMLRLGYNPGLATGVSTAVGTLGAVIPPSIMIVLFAIFAQVPVGQVLIAGIVPGLLTAFAYAVLIVTRCKLDPSLAPRDVDHGMTRREKLALLLPVWPLPVLVIGVIGGIYSGITTATEAGAAGVVLALILGLVQRKLTWEGLRASLIDSARSTAALMLIAIGAAMLTRFLAFTGIPNLLSDVIIAWGASPLVIILAVSVAYLILGCFLDPLGVLLLTLPILLPIFDAADMNMIWVGIILVKFIEIGMLTPPVGLNVFVMKGIMGDEVSLISIFKGVTWFLLAEVVVMAILIGFPAVVTFLPEMMQ, from the coding sequence ATGACCCCGCTGGCAATAGGCTTGATCGGACTGGCGGGGCTGTTCGTCCTGCTGGCTATTCGCCTTCCGGTCGGCATCTGTCTGGCTGTGGTTTCGTTCTGCGGGGTCTGGGCCATCCGGGGTGACCGCGCTGCCTTTGGCTTGCTGGAATCCCTGCCATATGACTTCGTGGCGCACTGGACGCTCTCGGCGATTCCGATGTTCCTGCTGATGGGTGCGATCGTGGCCCATTCGGGCATGACGACCGCGCTGTTCCGGGCGATGCGGATCTGGCTGGCCTGGCTGCCGGGTAGCCTTGCGGTGGCGACCAATTTCGCAGGGGCGGGATTTGCAGCCGCCAGCGGGTCCAGCATGGCGACCACGGCGACCCTTGGCCGCGTCGCCGTTCCCGAAATGCTGCGGCTCGGCTACAATCCGGGCCTCGCGACCGGGGTGTCGACCGCCGTGGGGACGCTCGGCGCGGTGATACCGCCCAGCATCATGATCGTTCTGTTCGCCATCTTCGCCCAGGTGCCTGTGGGGCAGGTGCTGATCGCCGGTATTGTGCCCGGACTGCTGACAGCCTTCGCCTACGCCGTGCTGATCGTGACCCGCTGCAAGCTCGACCCGAGCCTGGCCCCGCGGGACGTAGATCATGGCATGACACGACGCGAGAAGCTGGCCCTGCTGCTGCCCGTCTGGCCTCTGCCGGTGCTCGTGATCGGCGTGATCGGGGGCATCTACAGCGGCATCACCACCGCGACCGAGGCGGGCGCGGCCGGTGTTGTGCTCGCTTTGATCCTGGGGCTGGTCCAGCGCAAGCTGACTTGGGAGGGCCTCAGGGCGAGCTTGATAGATTCCGCCCGCAGCACGGCAGCCCTCATGCTGATCGCAATTGGCGCGGCGATGCTCACCCGGTTTCTGGCATTCACCGGCATTCCGAACCTGCTGTCGGATGTCATCATCGCCTGGGGCGCCAGCCCTCTGGTGATCATCCTGGCCGTATCGGTCGCCTACCTGATCCTGGGTTGCTTCCTCGACCCGCTGGGCGTGCTGCTGCTGACCCTGCCGATCCTGCTGCCGATCTTCGATGCGGCGGACATGAACATGATCTGGGTGGGGATCATCCTGGTGAAGTTCATCGAGATCGGGATGCTGACGCCACCTGTTGGGCTGAACGTCTTCGTGATGAAGGGGATCATGGGCGATGAGGTCAGCCTGATTTCGATCTTCAAGGGCGTGACCTGGTTTCTGCTGGCAGAGGTCGTCGTGATGGCTATTCTGATCGGATTTCCGGCCGTCGTCACCTTCCTGCCTGAAATGATGCAATGA
- a CDS encoding FAD-dependent oxidoreductase, whose product MPDQNRSEQTDVLVIGAGMAGYAAAIAAREAGARVILAEKMDHDGGSSILSGTTFAFAGTPLQATQGIEDDAETLRADLLEVGGHKNDPAMVDLYVAHQLETFGWLRDIGVVFQEVQLSSNMSRPRSHPAVPAQIFQSLRERGAALGLDLRTGYAARRLIQRSDGTVAGAEFDTPDGPLDIRAKGGVILATGGFARSDRLVQTFAPDQAPALRLGGAGSHGDGLTMAWALGADMADMGYAKATFGIAYPDYPGSGRAAFEDDRALLHAMYRGAIAVNREGQRFIAESASYKVLGDACLKQPDALAFQIFDSQVMAESREAPRTHNYRAAEAAGVLIRADTIEALADAAGLPAEAVTAAVSAYNAACDGSQPDAFGRTTLGMGYGAPRRIDQAPFYAYPCTSGLFSTYSGLRTGADLQVRRVDGTTICDLYAAGEVLGGFHGKGYMSGSAMGKSAVFGRLAGQSAANKALAANARYDEIDAQ is encoded by the coding sequence ATGCCGGATCAAAACCGATCTGAACAGACCGACGTGCTTGTCATCGGAGCCGGCATGGCAGGTTACGCGGCGGCCATCGCCGCACGGGAGGCCGGCGCACGGGTCATCCTCGCCGAGAAGATGGATCACGACGGCGGCAGTTCGATCCTGAGCGGAACGACCTTCGCCTTCGCTGGCACGCCGCTTCAGGCGACGCAGGGAATCGAGGACGACGCCGAGACACTGAGAGCCGACCTGCTTGAAGTTGGCGGACACAAGAACGACCCTGCCATGGTCGATCTCTACGTTGCGCATCAACTCGAAACGTTCGGCTGGTTGCGCGACATCGGGGTCGTCTTTCAGGAGGTGCAACTCAGCTCGAACATGTCGCGGCCCCGCAGCCACCCGGCAGTGCCCGCGCAGATCTTTCAAAGCCTGCGTGAGCGCGGGGCGGCACTCGGTCTCGATCTTCGCACCGGCTATGCCGCGCGGCGACTGATCCAGAGGTCCGATGGCACCGTGGCGGGTGCGGAATTCGACACGCCAGACGGTCCGCTCGACATCCGCGCAAAGGGCGGGGTGATCCTGGCGACCGGCGGTTTCGCCCGCAGCGACAGGCTGGTTCAGACCTTCGCGCCCGATCAGGCCCCCGCGCTCCGCCTCGGTGGGGCAGGGTCGCACGGAGACGGCCTGACGATGGCCTGGGCGCTTGGCGCCGACATGGCCGACATGGGCTATGCCAAGGCGACCTTCGGTATCGCCTATCCCGATTACCCGGGGTCGGGCCGCGCCGCGTTCGAGGACGACCGCGCCCTGTTGCATGCGATGTATCGCGGCGCCATAGCCGTGAACCGCGAGGGGCAGCGCTTCATTGCGGAGTCGGCCTCCTACAAAGTGCTGGGCGACGCCTGCCTGAAGCAGCCCGATGCGCTGGCCTTCCAGATCTTCGACTCGCAGGTCATGGCGGAATCGCGAGAGGCCCCCCGCACCCACAACTACCGCGCCGCCGAGGCCGCCGGGGTGCTGATCCGGGCCGACACGATCGAGGCGCTGGCCGACGCGGCCGGACTTCCGGCCGAGGCGGTGACCGCTGCGGTCTCCGCCTACAACGCCGCCTGCGACGGCTCGCAGCCGGATGCCTTCGGACGCACGACGCTCGGCATGGGCTACGGCGCGCCGCGTCGGATCGACCAGGCGCCGTTTTACGCCTACCCCTGTACCTCGGGGCTCTTCAGTACCTATTCGGGGCTGCGGACCGGAGCCGACCTTCAGGTCCGCAGGGTCGACGGCACCACAATCTGCGACCTCTACGCCGCCGGAGAGGTCCTGGGCGGCTTTCATGGCAAGGGCTACATGAGCGGATCGGCCATGGGCAAATCGGCGGTCTTCGGACGCCTCGCCGGCCAGTCGGCGGCCAACAAGGCGCTCGCCGCCAATGCGCGTTACGATGAGATCGACGCCCAGTGA
- a CDS encoding CaiB/BaiF CoA transferase family protein, whose protein sequence is MTTQQAEDRPLLGIRIVDFTTFMAGPYCTRYLADMGAEVIKVEASGGDFIRTQKPMRDGASTYFGHLNAGKKSVVLDLKNPQDVDAVRRLIATADVVVENFRPGVMKRMGLDHQTLRRDQPALIYCSISGFGQQGEGAERPAFAQIIQATSGYDLANLSYQVGRDIDRPINPLFFFADVLSAVYGLGAIASALYQRTRTGEGQHIDLSLMECMMNMMPYEVQEAQFPTGAMRPIYRPLRTSDGFVILVPNTQRNFENLCASIGRPDLANDPDFATPQARGSHLDRLFDEVEKWTAERTSKACEEKLVAASVPCARYRTVSEAMQDPQLALRQAFQKVVDKGGAFLVPNLPFRMTGSSVTVRPHVPELGECDIEDLIAGS, encoded by the coding sequence ATGACCACGCAACAAGCCGAAGACCGCCCCTTGTTGGGGATCCGCATCGTCGATTTCACGACCTTCATGGCGGGCCCCTACTGCACCCGTTATCTGGCCGACATGGGGGCGGAAGTGATCAAGGTCGAGGCTTCGGGCGGCGACTTCATCCGCACCCAAAAACCGATGCGCGATGGTGCCAGCACCTATTTCGGCCACCTGAACGCGGGCAAGAAAAGCGTCGTGCTAGACCTGAAGAACCCGCAGGACGTGGACGCGGTGCGTCGGCTGATCGCCACGGCCGACGTGGTGGTCGAGAACTTCCGGCCCGGGGTGATGAAGCGCATGGGATTGGATCATCAGACCCTGCGCCGCGATCAGCCAGCGCTGATCTACTGCTCCATCTCGGGCTTCGGCCAGCAGGGCGAGGGCGCCGAGCGTCCCGCCTTCGCCCAGATCATCCAGGCGACCTCGGGCTACGACCTGGCCAACCTGTCCTACCAGGTGGGTCGCGACATCGACCGCCCGATCAACCCCTTGTTCTTCTTCGCGGACGTGCTGTCGGCGGTCTACGGGCTGGGCGCCATCGCGAGCGCGCTTTACCAGCGCACGCGCACCGGCGAGGGGCAGCATATCGACCTGTCCTTGATGGAATGCATGATGAACATGATGCCCTACGAGGTGCAGGAGGCGCAGTTTCCGACCGGGGCCATGCGCCCGATCTACCGGCCCCTGCGCACGTCGGACGGCTTTGTCATCCTGGTGCCGAACACGCAGCGCAACTTCGAAAACCTGTGCGCCTCCATCGGTCGCCCCGACTTGGCGAACGACCCCGACTTCGCCACCCCGCAGGCACGCGGCAGCCATCTCGACCGGCTGTTTGACGAGGTCGAAAAGTGGACGGCCGAGCGCACGTCGAAGGCCTGCGAGGAAAAGCTTGTTGCGGCCTCGGTGCCCTGTGCGCGCTACCGCACCGTCAGCGAAGCGATGCAGGACCCGCAGCTTGCGCTGCGGCAGGCGTTCCAGAAGGTCGTGGACAAGGGCGGCGCCTTCCTGGTGCCCAACCTGCCCTTCAGGATGACAGGAAGCAGCGTCACCGTGCGGCCGCATGTGCCCGAACTGGGCGAGTGCGACATCGAGGACCTGATCGCCGGTTCCTGA
- a CDS encoding SDR family NAD(P)-dependent oxidoreductase, whose product MTRDTVHRVALVTGSGRGIGRVIAAALAAEGCHVWCLDLKEDDLKETVGAIRDAGGQAEYRVLDISDRAAVHEGVAAISEEGGRIDILVNNAAWIRYEPLADVEERALDRMLNVGVKGMIWMCQAVEGPMAAAGGGAIVNISSSAGIRATPNSIGYCAVKAAVTGITRQLATDLGARGIRVNGVAPGFIETPAAVKNIGEEGVRKRLAVTPLGRAGQPQDIADLVAYLASDKAAYVTGEVILADGGRANAAM is encoded by the coding sequence ATGACACGTGACACTGTTCACCGCGTCGCGCTCGTCACCGGGAGCGGTCGCGGCATCGGTCGGGTCATTGCGGCAGCGCTTGCAGCCGAGGGCTGCCATGTCTGGTGCCTCGACCTGAAGGAAGACGACCTGAAGGAAACCGTCGGCGCGATCCGCGACGCCGGTGGTCAGGCGGAGTACCGCGTTCTTGACATAAGCGACCGCGCCGCCGTGCACGAGGGCGTGGCGGCCATCTCGGAGGAAGGTGGGCGTATCGACATCCTGGTGAACAACGCCGCCTGGATCCGGTACGAACCTCTTGCCGATGTCGAGGAGCGCGCCCTGGATCGAATGCTGAACGTGGGCGTCAAGGGCATGATCTGGATGTGCCAGGCGGTCGAAGGGCCGATGGCCGCTGCCGGTGGCGGCGCCATCGTCAACATCTCGTCCTCCGCCGGCATTCGCGCGACCCCGAACTCGATTGGGTATTGCGCGGTCAAGGCCGCTGTGACCGGCATCACCCGGCAGCTTGCCACGGACCTCGGCGCCCGAGGCATCAGGGTCAACGGCGTCGCGCCAGGATTCATCGAGACCCCCGCCGCCGTGAAGAACATCGGCGAGGAAGGCGTTCGGAAACGGTTGGCCGTCACGCCTCTGGGCCGGGCGGGACAGCCGCAGGATATCGCGGACCTGGTCGCATATCTTGCCAGCGACAAGGCGGCTTATGTCACCGGCGAGGTCATCCTGGCCGACGGCGGCCGCGCCAATGCGGCCATGTGA
- a CDS encoding acyl-CoA dehydrogenase family protein, producing MFTEEQKSFRDMLRKVTEKEVAPIASRIDETDEFPYELAELFGELGLLSLWVPEEYGGAGGDLTTVCIAKEELGRASLTASALAANNSIGLILPVLHMGTEEQKQKYLPISASGKVITAIGMTEPGTGSDVRSMKTFAKRQGNDSYVINGQKSWITWGGVADYVLVFAKTSEGTSSDSISAFLVDTKTPGFRVGRKERKMGRNGAPNHELFFEDMVVPADCMLGEEGTGFKGCMKILDLNRPTVAGSSLGLAQGALDTALAFAKERVQFGRAVSQFQGMQFKFADMHMKTEAARALLYSVCAEIDSGDHSRLAMLGAVSKCYVTDVAMEVTTEAVQAMGSAGYSKEYPVERMMRDAKLNQILEGTNEIQRMIIGRNLAAA from the coding sequence ATGTTCACCGAAGAACAGAAGTCCTTTCGCGATATGCTGCGCAAGGTCACCGAAAAGGAAGTCGCGCCAATTGCGTCAAGGATCGACGAGACCGATGAATTTCCGTACGAGCTGGCCGAGTTGTTCGGTGAGCTGGGCCTGCTGTCACTCTGGGTGCCAGAGGAATACGGCGGGGCGGGCGGCGACCTGACCACCGTCTGCATCGCCAAGGAGGAGCTTGGCCGCGCGTCGCTGACGGCCTCGGCCCTGGCTGCGAACAATTCCATCGGTCTGATCCTGCCCGTGCTGCACATGGGAACCGAAGAGCAAAAGCAGAAGTACCTTCCGATCTCGGCCTCCGGCAAGGTCATCACGGCGATCGGCATGACCGAGCCCGGCACCGGATCGGACGTGCGTTCGATGAAGACCTTTGCGAAGAGGCAGGGCAACGATTCCTATGTCATCAATGGGCAGAAAAGCTGGATCACGTGGGGCGGGGTTGCCGACTACGTGCTCGTTTTCGCCAAGACTTCCGAGGGCACCTCGTCGGACTCGATAAGCGCCTTCCTAGTGGACACGAAAACTCCCGGCTTCCGCGTCGGTCGCAAGGAACGCAAGATGGGCCGCAACGGCGCGCCGAACCACGAGTTGTTCTTCGAGGACATGGTGGTCCCGGCGGATTGCATGCTCGGTGAGGAGGGAACCGGGTTCAAGGGTTGCATGAAGATCCTCGATCTCAACCGGCCGACCGTCGCGGGATCCTCTCTGGGTCTCGCACAGGGCGCGCTCGACACGGCGCTGGCCTTTGCGAAGGAGCGGGTCCAGTTCGGGCGCGCCGTTTCCCAGTTTCAGGGCATGCAGTTCAAGTTCGCGGATATGCACATGAAGACCGAAGCGGCGCGGGCGCTGCTCTATTCGGTCTGTGCCGAGATCGACTCGGGCGATCACAGCCGTCTGGCTATGCTCGGGGCCGTGTCCAAGTGCTATGTCACGGACGTGGCCATGGAAGTCACAACCGAAGCAGTGCAGGCCATGGGCAGCGCGGGCTATTCCAAGGAATACCCGGTCGAGCGGATGATGCGCGACGCCAAGCTGAACCAGATCCTCGAGGGGACCAACGAGATCCAGCGCATGATCATCGGGCGCAACCTGGCGGCGGCGTGA
- a CDS encoding acyl-CoA dehydrogenase — protein sequence MAEHMPGTFLDHLAPSEDIRRLTDAAAGFVADRKVRLRSETAGSDLSEWSGIAQLGWLGVCVGEGDGGLNRPLREACALARLCGEALVTMPYIGSSIVAATLLSYVPRRALVETLLSGIAAGNRIVTVSAQSDGLPNGTDVRVQAEERGARLLLRGRVAACEYSDATTDVILGLDAPGGERLLVRLPTHRKGLSAYPYRAVDGRPLAALVLKEVEVEPDEVIAEGATADAALERAGHVASAALCHELTGALDEICKRTVEHLKEPRQFGRALSEFQVLRHRAADMHMDFEMVSSMADLASFAAETMDEPRRQLLKARYVATCHGRRIGEAAIQMHGCRGMSDETAIGHYVKRVLYIGAAFGGAWTALDLLDAEGEASG from the coding sequence TTGGCTGAGCACATGCCCGGCACCTTTCTGGATCATCTCGCGCCCTCCGAAGACATCAGGAGGCTGACCGATGCGGCGGCCGGCTTCGTCGCGGATCGCAAGGTTCGGCTGCGATCCGAGACAGCCGGGAGCGACCTGTCCGAATGGTCCGGTATCGCGCAGCTCGGGTGGCTGGGTGTTTGCGTCGGCGAGGGTGACGGCGGACTCAACCGTCCCCTCCGCGAGGCCTGCGCCCTGGCGCGTCTGTGCGGCGAGGCGCTGGTGACCATGCCTTACATCGGGTCTTCCATCGTGGCGGCCACCCTGCTGTCATATGTCCCGCGTCGCGCGCTGGTGGAAACCCTGCTCTCCGGCATTGCGGCAGGGAACCGCATCGTGACCGTCTCGGCACAGAGTGACGGGTTACCGAACGGCACTGACGTGCGCGTACAGGCCGAGGAACGCGGCGCCCGGCTGTTGCTGAGAGGAAGGGTCGCGGCCTGCGAGTACTCCGACGCGACCACCGACGTGATCCTGGGTCTCGACGCGCCTGGCGGGGAAAGGTTGCTCGTTCGGCTCCCGACCCACCGCAAGGGCCTGTCCGCATATCCCTACAGGGCCGTCGATGGGCGTCCGCTGGCGGCACTGGTGCTCAAGGAGGTGGAGGTCGAACCGGACGAGGTCATCGCGGAAGGTGCGACTGCCGATGCCGCGCTCGAGCGGGCCGGGCATGTCGCTTCTGCCGCGCTCTGCCACGAACTGACAGGCGCCCTGGACGAGATATGCAAGCGCACCGTCGAGCACCTGAAGGAGCCGCGCCAGTTCGGTCGGGCGCTGTCCGAGTTTCAGGTGCTTCGGCATCGGGCGGCCGACATGCACATGGACTTCGAAATGGTGAGTTCGATGGCCGATCTGGCGAGTTTCGCCGCAGAGACCATGGACGAGCCTCGCCGCCAGCTTCTGAAGGCGCGTTACGTGGCCACATGCCATGGGCGGCGGATCGGCGAAGCCGCGATCCAAATGCATGGATGCAGAGGAATGTCGGATGAAACGGCCATCGGCCATTACGTGAAACGGGTTCTATACATCGGAGCGGCCTTCGGCGGCGCATGGACCGCGCTGGACCTGCTGGATGCCGAAGGGGAGGCTTCGGGTTGA
- a CDS encoding acyl-CoA dehydrogenase family protein, producing MVPENVVSFQPAGTHLDQSAPDHIDLLLDDGLRGFRLEVRRFLRSAVPEDLRERVDRGLPSSKSEIVALQRALNERGWGAPSWPEEHGGTGWTPMQQFLFNYELGANAAPPLPPFGTGMVGPVIYTFGSREQKDFYLPRIRSGEDWWCQGFSESGAGSDLASLSTRAEDAGDHFLVNGEKTWTTHALCADRIFCLVRTSKEERKQDGFTCLVFDMDLPGIEVRPILGIDGSHSLNSIHFKDVEVPRSGLVGDMGKGWGYARFLLQNEGIGLTCTGRSRRQLARLKTYADRAMMQGASGRPSPSFLTEVARVDAELTALEVCEIRMRSHGPNPAAASMLKVRGSEMQQHLTALLVDSVGHGGVAFGPVPHESDHAETAGVMQDYLHSRRLSMFGTTNEIHRDIIARTVLG from the coding sequence ATGGTGCCGGAAAATGTTGTTTCGTTCCAACCGGCCGGCACGCATCTGGACCAGAGCGCGCCCGATCACATCGACCTTCTGCTGGATGATGGGTTGAGAGGCTTCCGGCTCGAGGTGCGCCGTTTCCTTCGGTCTGCCGTTCCCGAAGACCTGCGCGAGCGCGTGGACCGGGGTCTCCCATCCAGCAAGTCCGAAATCGTGGCGCTGCAACGCGCCCTGAACGAGAGGGGCTGGGGCGCGCCCAGTTGGCCCGAGGAGCACGGCGGCACGGGATGGACCCCGATGCAGCAGTTCCTGTTCAACTACGAACTGGGGGCGAACGCCGCGCCGCCGCTTCCCCCTTTCGGCACCGGTATGGTGGGGCCCGTCATTTACACGTTCGGAAGCCGGGAACAGAAGGACTTCTATCTGCCCCGCATCCGTTCCGGTGAGGACTGGTGGTGCCAGGGCTTTTCGGAGTCCGGTGCCGGATCGGACCTCGCAAGTCTCAGTACCCGAGCAGAGGATGCGGGCGACCACTTTCTCGTCAACGGCGAGAAGACCTGGACCACCCATGCGCTTTGCGCTGATCGCATCTTCTGTCTCGTGCGAACGTCGAAGGAAGAGCGCAAGCAGGACGGCTTCACCTGTCTGGTCTTTGACATGGACCTCCCGGGGATCGAGGTGCGTCCGATCCTCGGCATCGACGGCAGCCACAGTCTGAACTCGATCCATTTCAAGGACGTCGAGGTGCCCAGGTCCGGGCTTGTCGGCGACATGGGCAAGGGTTGGGGTTACGCGCGCTTCCTGCTCCAGAATGAGGGCATTGGCCTGACCTGCACTGGGCGCAGCCGTCGCCAGCTTGCGCGCCTGAAAACCTACGCGGACCGGGCGATGATGCAAGGTGCGTCCGGACGTCCGTCGCCCTCGTTCTTGACCGAAGTCGCTCGGGTGGACGCCGAACTGACAGCCCTCGAGGTCTGCGAGATTCGCATGCGTAGCCACGGCCCCAATCCGGCGGCGGCCTCGATGCTCAAGGTACGGGGGAGCGAGATGCAGCAGCATCTGACCGCGCTGCTGGTCGACTCCGTCGGTCACGGCGGTGTGGCGTTCGGTCCGGTGCCGCATGAAAGCGACCACGCCGAAACGGCAGGGGTGATGCAGGACTATCTGCACAGCCGCAGGCTCAGCATGTTTGGAACAACCAATGAAATCCACCGCGACATCATCGCGAGAACGGTCCTTGGCTGA
- a CDS encoding enoyl-CoA hydratase-related protein produces the protein MTLVLNEEMAPGVGLLTLNRPDVRNALSFELRQQLIDALADFARNETIRCVVLTGGPDVFAAGADLKQLSRMGPIDMLEASPERYWQAISAFPKPLIAAVNGLALGGGFELVMHADIIVAGQSATFGLPEVKLGLLPGAGGTQRLPRAIGKSPAMRFLLTGDPIPAPLAAELGLLSDVVPDDQVLEAAREIASKIARRPPLAVRMIKQCVLNGADLPLDAGLEIERKSLQLLLASEDKAEGIAAFIEKRQAVFKGR, from the coding sequence ATGACGCTTGTACTCAATGAAGAAATGGCCCCCGGTGTCGGATTGCTCACCCTCAATCGCCCGGACGTGCGCAACGCTCTGTCGTTCGAGCTGCGGCAGCAGCTCATTGACGCTCTGGCCGACTTCGCGCGAAACGAAACCATCCGCTGCGTGGTATTGACCGGCGGGCCCGACGTCTTTGCCGCGGGCGCTGACCTGAAGCAACTTAGCCGGATGGGGCCAATCGACATGCTCGAAGCCTCGCCGGAGCGATACTGGCAAGCCATCTCCGCGTTTCCCAAACCGCTGATTGCGGCCGTGAACGGCCTGGCTCTTGGCGGCGGGTTCGAACTTGTGATGCATGCCGACATCATCGTCGCGGGCCAGTCCGCAACCTTCGGGTTGCCCGAAGTCAAGCTGGGCCTCCTGCCCGGCGCAGGTGGCACGCAACGGCTGCCCCGTGCGATCGGAAAATCCCCTGCGATGCGCTTCCTGCTGACCGGAGACCCGATACCCGCTCCCCTCGCGGCCGAACTCGGTTTGCTCAGCGATGTCGTGCCGGACGATCAGGTGCTGGAGGCCGCCAGGGAGATCGCCAGCAAGATTGCCCGGCGCCCTCCGCTCGCCGTACGGATGATCAAGCAATGTGTTCTCAACGGCGCCGACCTGCCTCTGGACGCCGGATTGGAAATCGAGCGGAAGTCGCTGCAACTCCTTCTCGCATCCGAAGACAAGGCGGAAGGCATCGCCGCGTTCATCGAAAAACGACAGGCTGTATTCAAGGGACGGTGA
- a CDS encoding response regulator transcription factor, with the protein MRILVVEDIAETRRWLCAIVEEVFGGAQILQAETLRQARVLLEQPQDLALIDLGLPDGSGLDLLRQIRDSRAATICVVTTVLGDDASVVGALSAGAQGYLLKENPASLLAHQLRQIHLGLPALSPSIARRIMEHFSLTGPSAPPTHGLTDRETEVLALISRGLRNSEVARELGLAETTVASYIKSIYGKLGISSRAEASWHATRLGLNRDGMGPRRG; encoded by the coding sequence ATGCGGATCCTTGTCGTCGAAGATATTGCCGAGACTCGCCGCTGGCTCTGTGCCATCGTCGAGGAGGTTTTTGGAGGCGCGCAGATACTACAGGCCGAAACGCTGCGGCAGGCACGCGTGCTGCTGGAACAGCCGCAGGATCTGGCGCTTATCGATCTGGGGCTGCCGGACGGGTCGGGCCTCGACCTGCTGAGGCAGATCAGGGACAGCCGCGCCGCCACGATCTGCGTCGTCACCACCGTGCTCGGTGATGATGCCAGCGTCGTAGGCGCCCTCTCTGCCGGGGCGCAGGGCTACCTCCTCAAGGAGAACCCGGCCTCGCTGTTGGCCCACCAGTTGCGCCAGATCCATCTGGGCCTGCCCGCGCTTTCGCCTTCGATCGCGCGACGCATCATGGAGCATTTCAGTCTGACCGGCCCGAGTGCTCCGCCCACCCACGGGCTCACCGATCGCGAGACAGAGGTTCTGGCGCTGATCTCACGAGGGCTGCGCAACTCCGAGGTGGCGCGTGAGCTCGGTCTCGCGGAGACAACGGTTGCCAGCTACATCAAGTCAATTTACGGCAAGCTCGGCATTTCGTCTCGTGCCGAGGCGTCATGGCATGCAACGCGGCTTGGGCTGAACCGCGACGGCATGGGACCCCGGCGCGGCTAG